Proteins from a genomic interval of Tissierella sp.:
- a CDS encoding aminoglycoside adenylyltransferase domain-containing protein, whose product MNHSIETMKNRIVNILATNKPSIYLYGSVVLEDFKLGWSDIDILCLTKSEITDEQANQLLNLRQILLGENSSNSYFRSFEGAFLSLDDFINKTPNNVVYWGTSGQRITNKYYFDPFSMMELIEKGYLLYGDEVRDKFKYPLKEDIIKAIINHYDAIRKHAVTTDRSLYSAGWLLDIARCIYTLRTGRVIAKTKAGKWALDNDLVPDIDIMKKVISIREEPNKYKDDDEILKWLETLGEYIQRFADVLEKEILVAKL is encoded by the coding sequence ATGAATCATTCGATTGAAACCATGAAAAATAGGATAGTAAATATTTTAGCAACTAATAAACCATCAATTTATCTTTATGGTTCTGTTGTGCTTGAAGACTTTAAACTTGGTTGGAGTGATATAGACATACTATGCTTAACTAAATCGGAAATTACAGATGAACAAGCAAATCAGCTTCTTAACCTAAGACAAATACTTTTGGGTGAGAATAGTAGTAATTCATATTTTCGCTCATTTGAAGGTGCTTTCTTATCTCTTGATGATTTTATTAACAAAACTCCTAATAATGTTGTATATTGGGGCACAAGTGGTCAAAGGATAACCAATAAATATTATTTTGACCCTTTTTCTATGATGGAACTTATAGAAAAAGGATATTTACTATATGGTGATGAAGTAAGGGATAAATTTAAATATCCATTAAAAGAGGACATTATTAAAGCAATTATAAATCATTATGATGCAATAAGAAAACATGCAGTTACAACAGATAGAAGTTTGTATTCAGCAGGCTGGCTTTTAGATATAGCAAGATGTATATATACTCTTAGGACAGGTAGAGTTATTGCTAAAACTAAAGCTGGAAAGTGGGCATTGGATAACGATTTAGTCCCAGATATTGATATTATGAAAAAGGTCATAAGTATTAGAGAAGAACCTAATAAGTATAAAGATGATGATGAAATCCTAAAATGGTTAGAAACACTTGGAGAATACATTCAGAGATTTGCTGATGTATTAGAGAAAGAGATATTAGTAGCAAAGCTATAG
- a CDS encoding GNAT family N-acetyltransferase produces MIELRKITHDNFEAVLKLSITDEQKGNVDSSIYCLAKAYVKILNDEKPPMIFAICNNDEVIGYVDIGFYELAESSILCEKYGDKSTYGLNRFMIDKKHQGKGFGKQAMMKVIDYIKSFPQGKADAVATSYWMVNEAVRKLFASVGFVETGAIWDGQTGGNWNAERKDIEYAEVGARLGL; encoded by the coding sequence ATGATTGAATTAAGAAAGATTACCCACGATAATTTTGAGGCAGTGTTGAAGTTAAGCATAACAGACGAGCAGAAAGGAAATGTGGATTCCAGCATATATTGTTTGGCTAAAGCCTATGTAAAGATACTCAACGACGAAAAACCTCCTATGATCTTCGCTATATGCAACAATGATGAAGTCATAGGATATGTTGATATTGGATTTTACGAACTGGCGGAAAGTTCAATTTTATGTGAAAAATATGGAGATAAATCTACTTATGGACTTAATCGCTTTATGATTGATAAAAAGCATCAAGGCAAAGGATTTGGCAAACAAGCAATGATGAAAGTTATTGATTACATAAAGTCGTTTCCACAAGGAAAAGCCGATGCAGTTGCTACATCATATTGGATGGTAAACGAAGCCGTCCGGAAGTTGTTTGCGTCTGTCGGTTTCGTTGAAACAGGAGCGATATGGGACGGACAAACAGGGGGTAATTGGAATGCAGAAAGAAAAGATATAGAGTATGCAGAAGTAGGTGCCAGACTCGGATTATAA
- a CDS encoding IS66 family transposase zinc-finger binding domain-containing protein → MNNDSLIRTLQDIIESQNKTIEALREELKKSNENMDYLIKKLYGRKTEKTSVIDGQQVINDMELGLFNEAEKEMDLSILEPVPFEEPVKRTRRGYKRTDLFKDLPSQEQVFKLEESQQVCPVDGNKLSVVGKKFIRSEIKYIPAEISVVNIYQETYECRKCKAKNRPGIFNPYTPEPVLQHSYATASSVAWTMY, encoded by the coding sequence ATGAATAATGACTCTTTAATAAGAACACTTCAAGATATAATTGAATCACAAAACAAAACCATAGAAGCTCTTAGAGAAGAGTTAAAAAAGAGTAATGAAAACATGGATTACTTAATTAAAAAACTCTATGGAAGAAAGACAGAAAAGACTTCAGTCATAGATGGCCAACAAGTAATTAATGATATGGAATTAGGTCTATTTAATGAAGCGGAAAAAGAGATGGATCTATCCATACTTGAGCCAGTGCCCTTTGAAGAACCAGTTAAAAGAACTAGAAGAGGGTACAAGAGAACGGATCTATTTAAAGATTTACCCAGCCAAGAACAGGTATTTAAATTAGAAGAATCACAACAGGTATGCCCAGTGGATGGAAATAAACTTTCTGTAGTTGGAAAGAAATTCATAAGATCAGAGATCAAATACATACCAGCAGAAATATCTGTAGTTAACATATATCAAGAAACATATGAATGCAGAAAATGCAAAGCAAAAAACAGGCCAGGGATATTTAACCCATATACACCGGAACCTGTACTTCAACATTCCTACGCCACAGCTTCAAGTGTAGCATGGACAATGTATTAA
- the tnpB gene encoding IS66 family insertion sequence element accessory protein TnpB (TnpB, as the term is used for proteins encoded by IS66 family insertion elements, is considered an accessory protein, since TnpC, encoded by a neighboring gene, is a DDE family transposase.), producing MKIKFPEDLQIYISCGKTDMRKSIDGLSAIVSQNFNLNPFENALFLFCGGKRDRMKALLWEGDGFLLLYKRLESGVFQWPRTTEEVREITPQQFRWLIEGLSVDQKKVIKR from the coding sequence ATGAAAATTAAATTTCCAGAAGATTTACAGATATACATTTCCTGCGGTAAGACAGATATGAGAAAATCCATAGATGGTCTTTCTGCCATAGTATCTCAGAATTTTAATCTAAATCCCTTTGAAAACGCATTATTCCTTTTCTGTGGAGGAAAAAGAGATAGGATGAAGGCTCTCTTATGGGAAGGTGATGGATTTCTTCTTCTCTACAAAAGGTTAGAAAGTGGAGTATTTCAGTGGCCAAGAACTACAGAAGAGGTTAGAGAAATTACACCACAACAATTCAGATGGCTAATAGAAGGATTATCAGTCGATCAGAAAAAGGTCATAAAAAGATAG
- the tnpA gene encoding IS66 family insertion sequence element accessory protein TnpA produces the protein MKTSKQEIHKAQWQELIREQSESDLSIREWCRRHKYFTW, from the coding sequence ATGAAAACATCGAAACAAGAAATACATAAAGCCCAGTGGCAGGAGCTGATCAGGGAACAAAGTGAGAGTGATTTATCAATTAGAGAGTGGTGTAGAAGGCACAAATATTTCACATGGTAA
- a CDS encoding AAA family ATPase codes for MSINIKSNILKYIFRNVYFINGTAYAGKSTMVKLLSEKYDGIMCGVNYHFNLMNAINKVDQPNLSYFETMKDWQEFIGRTPEEYDNWIIGCGEEATDLEIVRLIQLAEQGKKVFVDTNISVEVLKEISDYHHVAVMLCPQSMSVDRFFERQDQEKQFILKQIKRTIISWI; via the coding sequence ATGAGCATTAATATAAAGAGTAATATATTAAAATATATTTTTAGAAATGTGTACTTCATCAATGGAACAGCATATGCAGGAAAGTCTACAATGGTAAAACTTTTATCTGAGAAGTATGATGGTATTATGTGTGGAGTGAATTATCATTTTAATTTAATGAATGCAATTAACAAGGTTGATCAGCCTAACTTGTCATATTTTGAAACTATGAAAGATTGGCAGGAGTTTATAGGGCGGACACCTGAGGAATACGATAATTGGATAATTGGTTGTGGTGAAGAGGCTACAGATTTAGAAATTGTTAGACTTATTCAGTTAGCAGAACAGGGTAAGAAGGTATTTGTTGATACTAACATTTCAGTTGAAGTATTAAAGGAAATCTCAGATTATCATCATGTAGCTGTTATGTTATGCCCGCAAAGCATGTCAGTAGATAGGTTTTTCGAACGTCAAGATCAAGAAAAACAATTTATATTGAAACAAATTAAGCGTACAATAATCTCATGGATTTAA
- a CDS encoding GNAT family N-acetyltransferase, with protein MKQITRLNLETRKFFNYTDLQYMIDTLLENPRLGRIFVDDDINPNTCIISLKHLLFFGGNLTKECLDFLSNKILTDDIRDRKSIFFMLYPNEDWMNSIMGLFPNRCYQYERSLYSIKPTHIDRQSSYDNIEEITPELITSTTNNLDMITDEIIGTGTYNDMEDFFNRGIGYTLVINNKVSGFCTSEYPSKDAIAIGIEVSEEYQKQGYAKAMTKLFLNKAAQNGLTVYWECWKNNIASANTALSCQFEKVADYPFIFVEL; from the coding sequence ATGAAACAAATAACAAGACTTAATTTAGAAACAAGGAAATTCTTTAATTATACAGATCTCCAATATATGATTGATACTCTTTTAGAGAATCCTAGACTTGGAAGGATTTTTGTTGACGATGATATTAATCCAAATACTTGCATAATATCATTAAAGCATCTGTTGTTTTTTGGAGGGAATCTAACAAAGGAATGTTTAGACTTCTTGTCCAATAAAATATTAACAGATGATATACGAGACAGAAAAAGTATATTTTTTATGCTTTATCCAAATGAAGATTGGATGAATTCTATAATGGGATTATTTCCTAATAGATGTTATCAATATGAAAGAAGCCTGTACAGTATCAAGCCTACTCATATAGACAGGCAATCAAGTTATGATAATATTGAAGAAATAACACCTGAACTTATAACTTCTACTACAAATAACCTTGATATGATAACCGATGAAATAATTGGGACAGGAACATATAACGATATGGAAGATTTCTTTAACCGAGGCATTGGCTACACTCTTGTTATTAACAATAAAGTATCAGGTTTTTGCACCAGTGAGTATCCAAGTAAAGATGCAATAGCAATAGGCATCGAAGTGTCAGAAGAATATCAAAAGCAAGGATATGCGAAAGCTATGACAAAGCTATTTCTAAATAAAGCAGCTCAAAATGGCTTGACTGTATACTGGGAATGTTGGAAAAACAATATAGCTTCCGCTAATACTGCATTGTCATGTCAATTTGAAAAGGTTGCTGATTATCCGTTTATTTTTGTGGAATTATAG
- a CDS encoding nucleoside phosphorylase — translation MLKKDYPILEFDSSLRAKIEPSNVIKKRDVPEYCVITFFGDVIKRMLDEGRLKKVAEFFTATVVLPIYETEFNGKAIGIVQGYLGAAGSGGQLEELIAMGFKKFIVCGGAGVLKKDIQVGHLIVPDSAIRDEGLSYHYLEPSREVECNKQALKCITDYLEINQIPFIKAKTWTTDAFYRETEEKIALRVSEGCVTVEMEAAAFFAVAKFRNVILGQLLYGGDDLSGIEWDSRKWNSLEDLRINLVDLSMTICLEL, via the coding sequence ATGTTAAAAAAGGATTATCCTATATTGGAGTTTGATTCTAGCTTAAGAGCTAAAATTGAGCCTTCTAATGTCATAAAAAAAAGAGATGTTCCAGAGTATTGTGTAATTACATTCTTTGGTGATGTAATTAAGAGAATGTTAGATGAAGGAAGATTGAAAAAGGTTGCTGAGTTCTTTACAGCTACAGTTGTATTGCCTATATATGAGACAGAATTTAATGGAAAAGCCATTGGGATTGTGCAAGGTTATTTGGGGGCAGCTGGTTCTGGTGGACAACTTGAAGAATTAATTGCTATGGGATTTAAGAAATTCATCGTATGTGGTGGTGCAGGTGTATTAAAGAAAGATATTCAAGTAGGGCATTTGATTGTTCCAGATTCAGCAATTAGGGATGAAGGTCTATCATATCATTATTTAGAGCCTTCTAGAGAAGTTGAATGTAATAAACAGGCTCTAAAATGTATCACAGATTATTTGGAAATCAATCAAATACCATTTATTAAAGCTAAAACATGGACTACTGATGCATTTTATCGTGAAACAGAAGAGAAAATTGCTTTGCGTGTTTCTGAGGGGTGCGTGACAGTTGAAATGGAAGCTGCAGCTTTCTTTGCAGTAGCTAAATTTAGAAATGTGATCCTAGGACAATTGCTTTATGGTGGCGATGATTTAAGTGGTATTGAATGGGATTCTAGAAAATGGAATAGCTTAGAAGATCTTAGGATTAATCTAGTTGATTTATCCATGACAATTTGTTTAGAGCTATAG
- a CDS encoding GNAT family N-acetyltransferase: MEIIFKEVDKENWEECVELTVSEEQEDYVASNWYSILQAEFEDKLYPLCVYDGEIMVGFLMYGLDPDTKRMEMCRLMIDQKFQGKGYGKCSIIKLLDLIRKEYEKIQFYTSIEPENIVAQKLYEGLGFNKTGEIMWDEEVMVIQL; the protein is encoded by the coding sequence ATGGAAATAATTTTTAAGGAAGTAGATAAAGAAAATTGGGAAGAATGCGTTGAGTTAACTGTATCAGAGGAACAAGAAGATTATGTTGCTTCAAATTGGTACTCCATATTACAGGCCGAATTTGAAGACAAACTTTATCCATTATGTGTTTATGATGGAGAAATAATGGTTGGCTTTTTAATGTATGGGTTGGATCCAGATACAAAAAGGATGGAAATGTGCAGATTGATGATCGATCAAAAATTTCAAGGTAAAGGCTATGGTAAATGTTCCATAATAAAGCTATTAGATTTAATAAGAAAAGAATATGAGAAAATTCAATTTTATACAAGCATTGAACCTGAAAACATAGTTGCACAAAAGTTATATGAAGGTCTAGGATTTAATAAAACAGGTGAAATAATGTGGGATGAGGAAGTAATGGTAATCCAATTGTAA
- a CDS encoding nuclear transport factor 2 family protein translates to MDFWQDVANQNASKLKNYFLPNATIYWHNANEQFLTEEYIRANCEYPGDWCGEVERIELVGNLGITVTRVWLSDNSASFHATSFFEFENDKIISLNEYWGDDGVAPQWRLDKEIGKPIK, encoded by the coding sequence TTGGATTTCTGGCAAGATGTTGCCAATCAAAATGCAAGCAAATTAAAGAATTATTTTTTACCTAATGCTACTATTTACTGGCATAATGCAAATGAACAATTTTTGACTGAAGAATATATTAGAGCAAATTGCGAGTATCCAGGAGATTGGTGTGGTGAGGTTGAAAGAATAGAATTAGTAGGGAATTTAGGGATTACAGTTACAAGGGTTTGGTTGTCAGATAATAGTGCTTCCTTCCATGCAACTTCATTTTTTGAATTTGAAAACGATAAAATCATATCTCTTAACGAATATTGGGGAGATGATGGAGTTGCTCCACAATGGAGATTAGATAAAGAGATTGGAAAGCCTATAAAATAA
- a CDS encoding type II CAAX endopeptidase family protein, with product MDKRDIEDLELVSKSSNSIVQLIVAIIGVFITIFGVIMFNRYLLMQFPIGVRMILMILSQWIIMLVPATLIMVNKDKLSDFGMKTENISHQILIGVIFALLMSLILTIVPILLGFKEMVGSTSYSKPWQFAYDFVYSIIGVALAEEFVFRGYIFHKLLEVKDSRWFAIIVSSILFGLFHIFNGNLMQVIGTSFIGFLFCIFREKIRNCTLLSLVIAHGLYDGMIELWVALL from the coding sequence ATGGATAAAAGAGATATTGAGGATTTAGAACTTGTATCAAAGTCATCCAATAGCATTGTTCAACTCATAGTTGCAATTATAGGTGTTTTTATTACTATATTTGGAGTAATTATGTTCAATAGGTATCTGCTGATGCAATTTCCAATTGGAGTGCGAATGATATTGATGATTCTTAGTCAATGGATCATTATGTTGGTACCAGCCACTTTGATAATGGTAAATAAAGATAAACTTAGTGACTTTGGGATGAAAACAGAGAATATTTCACATCAGATTCTGATAGGCGTCATTTTCGCACTTTTGATGTCACTAATTTTGACTATAGTTCCTATTCTCTTAGGGTTCAAAGAAATGGTGGGAAGCACTTCATATTCTAAACCATGGCAGTTTGCTTATGATTTTGTATATTCGATAATTGGTGTGGCACTAGCAGAGGAATTTGTATTTAGAGGCTATATTTTTCATAAGTTGCTTGAAGTTAAGGATTCTCGTTGGTTTGCTATTATTGTATCCTCAATACTGTTTGGACTATTTCATATCTTCAATGGTAATCTGATGCAAGTTATTGGGACTTCATTTATTGGCTTCCTGTTTTGCATTTTTCGTGAAAAAATTAGAAATTGTACACTACTGTCATTGGTGATTGCTCATGGCCTGTATGATGGAATGATTGAGTTATGGGTAGCACTTTTATAA
- a CDS encoding GNAT family N-acetyltransferase, with the protein MDIVIQEVSIDQKSVLRNLLELYIYDFTEFGPFDIDSHGLYGYKYLDYYWTEEGRHPFMFYIEGKIVGFVLIRRYYVDDLNDYSYSIAEFFVMKKYRGQGVGKKVAFHMFNLFPGLWEVAQLKENKPAQVFWRKVIQDFTQGDFEEIHKENWKGSIQRFRTN; encoded by the coding sequence ATGGATATCGTGATACAAGAAGTTTCTATAGATCAAAAGTCAGTTTTAAGAAATCTTTTAGAGCTTTATATATATGATTTTACAGAATTTGGTCCATTCGATATTGACTCACATGGATTATATGGTTATAAATATTTGGATTATTATTGGACTGAAGAAGGAAGACATCCTTTCATGTTTTATATTGAGGGGAAAATTGTAGGATTTGTACTAATACGGCGTTATTATGTAGATGATTTAAATGATTACTCCTATTCAATTGCAGAATTTTTCGTAATGAAGAAATATCGCGGGCAAGGTGTAGGAAAGAAAGTGGCTTTTCATATGTTTAATTTATTTCCGGGATTATGGGAAGTTGCTCAGTTAAAAGAAAACAAACCTGCTCAAGTTTTCTGGCGGAAAGTTATACAAGATTTTACTCAAGGAGATTTTGAGGAAATTCATAAAGAAAATTGGAAGGGATCAATCCAAAGATTTAGAACTAACTGA
- a CDS encoding GNAT family N-acetyltransferase, with the protein MFFDTTDLKNQEIYLSLYKTADENKEKGYVPAYYFKIIRRFDDTIVGECDLRVGHNDNIKIGGNIGYEIYEHFRGNNYASKACKLLFILAKKHRMEDVIITCSPENIASRKTCEYSGAKLLGIIDVPSWHEMFKTGQKKTCQYVISL; encoded by the coding sequence TTGTTTTTTGATACAACTGATTTAAAAAATCAAGAAATTTACTTAAGTCTATATAAAACTGCCGATGAAAATAAGGAGAAGGGATATGTACCTGCTTATTATTTTAAAATTATAAGACGCTTTGATGATACCATAGTTGGTGAATGTGATTTACGAGTTGGTCATAATGATAACATAAAAATTGGTGGGAATATTGGATATGAAATTTATGAACATTTCAGGGGAAATAATTATGCCTCAAAGGCTTGCAAGCTATTATTTATATTAGCAAAGAAGCATAGGATGGAAGATGTTATTATAACATGCTCTCCAGAAAATATTGCATCAAGAAAGACCTGTGAATATAGCGGTGCTAAATTATTAGGAATTATTGATGTTCCATCATGGCATGAGATGTTTAAAACAGGGCAAAAAAAAACTTGTCAATATGTCATAAGTTTATAA
- a CDS encoding DUF3795 domain-containing protein, giving the protein MNEKVNNLIGKCGFYCGSCPTYSKGNCTGCRKSHAKGDCYTFDCVDNQKIDYCGLCKNFPCDQIMTREKATVLDLRWLKWKRLQRDSENNME; this is encoded by the coding sequence ATGAATGAAAAAGTAAATAATTTGATTGGAAAATGTGGCTTTTATTGTGGAAGTTGTCCTACTTACTCAAAAGGTAATTGTACAGGATGTAGGAAATCACATGCAAAAGGGGATTGCTATACATTTGATTGTGTGGATAACCAAAAAATTGACTATTGTGGTTTGTGCAAGAATTTTCCTTGTGATCAAATAATGACAAGGGAAAAAGCAACTGTATTAGATTTAAGGTGGCTAAAGTGGAAAAGGTTACAAAGGGACAGCGAAAACAACATGGAATGA
- a CDS encoding AAA family ATPase has translation MSISIKSNILKYIFRNVYFINGTAYAGKSTMVKLLSEKYDGVMCGENYHFNLMNTINKVDQPNLSYFETMKDWQEFIGRTPEEYDNWIIGCGEEATDLEIVRLIQLAEQGKKVFVDTNISVEVLKEISDYHHVAVMLCPQSMSVDRFFERQDEEKQFILKQINKADNPERAMENYKACLERINSYEKYQAYENSGFFTMVRTKERTIEDALTILENHFKL, from the coding sequence ATGAGCATTAGTATAAAGAGTAATATATTAAAATATATTTTTAGAAATGTGTACTTCATCAACGGAACAGCATATGCAGGAAAGTCTACAATGGTAAAACTTTTATCTGAGAAGTATGATGGTGTTATGTGTGGGGAGAATTATCATTTTAATTTAATGAATACAATTAACAAAGTTGATCAGCCTAATTTGTCATATTTTGAAACTATGAAAGATTGGCAGGAGTTTATAGGGCGGACACCTGAGGAATACGATAATTGGATAATTGGTTGTGGTGAAGAGGCTACAGATTTAGAAATTGTTAGACTTATTCAGTTAGCAGAACAGGGTAAGAAGGTATTTGTTGATACTAACATTTCAGTTGAAGTATTAAAGGAAATCTCAGATTATCATCATGTAGCTGTTATGTTATGCCCGCAAAGCATGTCAGTAGATAGGTTCTTTGAACGTCAAGATGAAGAGAAACAATTCATATTGAAACAGATTAACAAGGCAGATAATCCAGAAAGAGCAATGGAAAATTATAAGGCCTGCTTAGAAAGAATTAACAGTTATGAAAAGTATCAGGCATATGAGAATAGTGGATTTTTTACCATGGTAAGAACAAAAGAACGAACGATAGAAGATGCATTAACAATTTTGGAAAATCACTTTAAATTATAA
- a CDS encoding type II CAAX endopeptidase family protein, whose protein sequence is MKDKKAIRLFLIITFVLSGICYYIRIIGGDDAAGMTAILMWCPAISAFIIQRIYYRKEKLLGWNPCKITYLLIGLFVPVIYIGLSYGLYWIVNRDVMTGQIQTNSAGMLLVLFISSIVTATGEEIGWRGFLLPKMSEIWNVKTAVIISGLIWAVWHFPLMIAGLYNPGTPLWYQLSIFTIEVIAITAIMAIIRLNSKSVWPAIILHASHNYFDQVIFSPLTIGEKSTYFVGETGAITAIALVLVALFMMRKNNLRNKNSTITQ, encoded by the coding sequence ATGAAAGATAAAAAGGCGATTAGATTATTTTTAATTATTACATTTGTGTTAAGTGGAATTTGTTACTACATTAGGATAATAGGAGGAGATGATGCAGCTGGTATGACAGCAATATTGATGTGGTGCCCTGCTATATCAGCATTCATCATACAGAGAATATATTATCGTAAAGAAAAACTTCTTGGGTGGAATCCATGTAAAATTACTTACCTATTAATTGGATTATTTGTTCCTGTTATATATATAGGATTATCCTATGGATTATATTGGATTGTAAATCGGGATGTAATGACTGGTCAAATACAGACAAACTCAGCTGGAATGTTGCTTGTGCTGTTTATTTCATCAATTGTCACAGCGACAGGAGAAGAAATTGGATGGCGAGGTTTTTTACTTCCTAAAATGTCTGAAATATGGAATGTAAAAACTGCAGTTATAATCAGTGGCTTAATATGGGCGGTATGGCATTTCCCTCTAATGATTGCAGGCTTATACAATCCTGGAACACCATTGTGGTATCAGTTGTCAATATTTACTATTGAGGTTATTGCTATTACTGCAATTATGGCGATTATTCGTTTAAACTCTAAAAGTGTATGGCCGGCTATTATTCTTCACGCAAGTCATAATTATTTTGATCAAGTTATTTTCTCCCCATTAACTATTGGAGAGAAGAGTACTTACTTTGTAGGAGAGACAGGTGCTATAACAGCAATAGCACTGGTGTTGGTTGCTTTATTTATGATGCGGAAAAATAATCTTAGAAATAAGAATAGTACTATTACACAATAA
- a CDS encoding pyridoxamine 5'-phosphate oxidase family protein, with protein MKSLDYEVLKQDVINALENRKSIVLATCSNNRVTAREVYFASNDFRIFFVTSKAFDKCKQIKKNNNVALCLGNIQMEGTAIIKGHPNLTENINEKTICLNKNKEEFEKYFKYKNTVLIEVEVCNVKLWNNGGREYLDINKHEAYRIG; from the coding sequence ATGAAGAGTCTTGATTATGAAGTTTTAAAGCAAGATGTTATTAATGCGTTAGAAAACAGAAAGTCTATTGTGCTGGCAACATGTAGTAATAACAGAGTTACAGCCAGAGAAGTTTATTTTGCGTCAAATGATTTCCGAATTTTTTTTGTTACATCAAAAGCATTTGACAAGTGTAAACAAATTAAAAAGAACAACAATGTTGCATTGTGCCTTGGAAACATTCAAATGGAAGGCACTGCAATAATTAAGGGACATCCTAATCTTACAGAGAATATAAATGAAAAAACTATATGCTTAAATAAAAATAAAGAAGAATTTGAAAAGTATTTCAAGTATAAGAACACTGTTTTGATTGAGGTTGAAGTTTGTAATGTGAAGTTATGGAACAACGGAGGGAGAGAATATCTTGATATAAATAAACACGAAGCATATAGAATTGGTTAA